CACACACTTAAGATGTCGGAGGTGTGGTAGAAGGGCGTACCATGCACAGAAGAAGGTTTGCGCAGCCTGTGGTTTTGGGAGATCTAGAAGAATTCTGAGCTATAACTGGAAAAACAAAAAAGTTATGGGAAAGAGAGAAAGACTTCGCTAGTTATTTCACGATAACCTCTCCGCCGTAGAGGTCTACAACGATTATTTCGTCTTCAAAAATTCTGAAAAGGATATATTCGCAGGCATAGTTTTCGTTTAGGCTTTTCTCCAGATCTTCGGAGTTTTCCGTGTTTTCAAGCATTTCTTCCGCCAGCCTTGCAAGATGCTCAAGTCTTAGATATCGCGGAGATGCTCCGGCTTCTACCCTGAGACCGATGACCTCTGCTCCAGAAACGTGAACAAGTCTAGAAGGTATGAAAACAGAAATCCGAAGACTTCCGTCCGGCAACCACATAAGATTCAAAGAATTTTCGGCGATAGGGTAAACTACGATTTGTCTGAAACCCGAGTATTCCCAGCCGGATTGAATGCGTGAGTTGATATGGGAGATTATTTTCTCCTTAATTTCCGATGAGACTTCACCCTGTCTGCCGCTTTCATACATTGCGGTGACGATTGCCATTCGTAGGGCTTCAGAAAGCTCGAGTTCAATTGAAGAGGCGGTTGCTCGAACCGTCGACATGGCTGATGAAAGCTGAAAAGTGCGCGTCTTCTCACTATAAGCCTGCCTGAATGTCTCCGCTGCGATGGCCGAGGATAGAATGACGAGAACTGTGAAAACCGCCAGCACGGCGATTCCTCTACTTTCTTCGGATAATCGAAATTTCCACATCAAAACGCTCGACATACAGCTCATCCGAGTTCTCAGAGGTCGAGATTATGGTATAACAACCGGAAAAAGAAAATCTATCACCCATCAGTTCCAGATTTTCAGGAATTTTGAGAACAATCCAATCAGAATTTTCTGCACGGATTTTAAACTCAAGCGTAAGATTTTCCGCCATTGTCTTTTTGAGGATGTTTGAAATTTCCACAAGAACTTTTTCGCATGTCTTATTTTCCAACAGACTTTCCGCCAGCACCCGAAGATAGGATTTACCGGAATTTTCAAGCATTGCATTTGCAAGCATGTGATATGCGCACTGCGCCCTAAGTTGAAGCTGCCGTCTGACTGCTGAGTCCAAGGCATCGGATTGAACTGTGTACAGGAGAACTCCTGAGAAAACTGTCAGAATTACCATGAAGGATATCGATAAAACGTCACTGATCCCAAGCTCATCTATTTCCGCCAAGTTCGCACCTCCAGAGATCCCGCTTCCAATCTGAAATTGTCAAAAACGGCAATGGGGAGCGAGGTCACGGAGATCTGCTTGTCGTTTGGTTTCTGAGGTCCGGCCTCTATCTCGATTTTCTGTCCAGATCGCCAGTATGCTAGTTTGATGTTGAACTGGAAGTTTTCACTTCCCAAAGAAACCTCCCAACTGAGCTCTCGTATTTTAGCCGGATCGATCACATAACATCGCTTTCTCATGCCTTGGATGTAGGCTAGATTATCGGTTGCGAGACCGTTGGCAATTGCTGACGACGCATCTATTAAAACCGATGTTTCTAGAACTGTTTTATGATAACGATACGCTGAGATGAGAAGAAAGAGAAAAATAATAACCAGAAAGAATGACAAGACGATTTTGAAGATTCTAACTATGTCCATATAAAAAACCTGCCGTCAGAAATCGACACCCGGACAAGATGTTTTCCTGCGGGCAGAGGAGAGATATTTTCGGCAAAACGAAACGGTAAACCTTCGTCCGGGTATCTAATTTCCCCAACCCTTATCTGGTTGTCTTGGAAATATACGATGCATCCGGAGGGAATCTCAAGTTCTACGATTCTTTCACCTCCTGCTGATGCAACCTCTTGGCAGACGTTCGCTAGTCTCTCTAGAGCGTTCATCAATCTCTGCCTATCGGTGAGACTGCTTAACTTCAGATAACCAAAAGCAGCAATTGAAACCGCTAAAACCGAGAGAACCGCCAGCCCCAAGAGAGTCGTACCTTCCATATTAGGTCAGAGTTATACGCAGGGTAGCTGTCTGCTCTGCTCCATCTTCTCCGGTGGCCCTGATTGTGATCGCATGAGTTCCGGTAGGGGCTCCTGGGCTTACTCTGATGGTCAAGGATGAGCTGAAGGTTGGTTCTCCGTTCGGTGGGGAGAACTGGAGGCTAACGTTTGTGGGTGTACCGCTATGCGAAAGAGAAACTGTTTTGTTATATGGTGTTATCTCCTCGACTTTCACGGTTACGGTCGCGGAATTCTCTCCAGAGGATGGAACCCCAAGCGTTAGAGCGTACTCCGGTTGTCCCTCGATCTTTACCGAAAACGACAGCATGTGTTCGACTCCTTTTCCAACTCTGGTGTAAATCGCAAAGCCCACTCCGAGACCGACGGTTAGAAGAATCATCCCGGCTAGGATTTTCATAGCAAGCGGTTCCACGCCTGCTTCGTCCAATCTGCTCACCTCCTTTTTTGTTTCCTTTCTTTTGTTTTCCGATTTTTAAATAGCTTTCGCAACGACGAAACGCACATCGGAAGACATACTGCATGTTAAAATCCACAGAGAATGAGAGAAACTTGGATGGCAATAGAAAAAGTCAGAAAGAGGGATGGAAGGCTGGAGGATTTCGACCAGAAGAAGATTACGGTTGCGATTCACAGAGCTCTGGTTGCTCTCGGAAAAAAGAACGGAAAATTATCCCGCAAGATTTCCAACGAAGTTGTGCGGATCTTGGAAAAGAAATTCGAGATACCTTCGGTCGAAGACATCCAAAATGTTGTTGTCGAGGTTTTGAAAAAGGAGGGTTTGGAAGACGTAGCAAGAGAATACGAGATATACAGGAAAAAGAAGGCGGAGCTTCGCGAACTCAGAAAGAAATTCGGACTTGATGCCGAACCAAAACTAACAGTCAACGCATTGGAAGTGCTACGTGAGCGTTATCTCCTGAAAGACGAGAATGGAAACATAATCGAAACTCCTGCACAGATGTTCAGCAGGGTAGCGAAAGCGATAGCAGAAGTGGACAGAAAATTCGGAGAAGATCCAGAAAAGACCTATGAGGAATTTTTCAAGGCGATGAGCAGACTTGAGTTTCTTCCAAACTCCCCTACCCTTTTCAATGCTGGTACGCCGATGGGCCAACTAAGTGCTTGTTTTGTCATACCGGTTGAGGATTCTCTCGACAGCATTTTCAGAGCTGTGCATCAGACTGCCCTAATAGAACAGACTGGTGGAGGCGTTGGCTTCAGCTTCTCTAAGCTGAGACCGAAGGGCGACGTTGTGAAATCTACCAAGGGTATCGCGTCTGGACCGGTTTCATTCATGCGAGTTTTCGACACAGCCACAGACGTCATAAAAGCCGGTGGAAAAAGGCGTGGAGCGATGATGGCCGTCCTTAGTGTTGATCATCCAGACGTGGAAGAGTTTATCGCAGCCAAAAGTAATCCAAATTTTCTTACAAATTTTAATCTTTCCGTTGCTGTGACGGACAAGTTTATGCGAGCGGTTCTCACAGACGGATGGCATGAGTTGATTAACCCTAGAACTGGAAATGTCGTCAGAAGAGTCAGAGCTAGGAAAATATGGAAAATGATTATTAAGAACGCCTGGAAAACCGGTGATCCCGGTCTCGTCTTCATTGACGAGGTGAATAGGAAGAATCCTACACCATCGCTTGGGCGAATAGAAGCCACAAACCCATGCGGGGAAGTTCCCTTGCTACCTTATGAATCCTGCAACTTGGGAAGCG
This is a stretch of genomic DNA from Candidatus Hadarchaeales archaeon. It encodes these proteins:
- a CDS encoding adenosylcobalamin-dependent ribonucleoside-diphosphate reductase — translated: MAIEKVRKRDGRLEDFDQKKITVAIHRALVALGKKNGKLSRKISNEVVRILEKKFEIPSVEDIQNVVVEVLKKEGLEDVAREYEIYRKKKAELRELRKKFGLDAEPKLTVNALEVLRERYLLKDENGNIIETPAQMFSRVAKAIAEVDRKFGEDPEKTYEEFFKAMSRLEFLPNSPTLFNAGTPMGQLSACFVIPVEDSLDSIFRAVHQTALIEQTGGGVGFSFSKLRPKGDVVKSTKGIASGPVSFMRVFDTATDVIKAGGKRRGAMMAVLSVDHPDVEEFIAAKSNPNFLTNFNLSVAVTDKFMRAVLTDGWHELINPRTGNVVRRVRARKIWKMIIKNAWKTGDPGLVFIDEVNRKNPTPSLGRIEATNPCGEVPLLPYESCNLGSVNLSRMVENGEINWEKLEKTVELGVHFLDNVIDANRYPIPEIERMTKANRKIGLGVMGWAECLIKMSIPYDSKKAIRLGEKVMRFISETARRKSAELGEKRGSFPNFELSIWAKKYSAMRNATVTAIAPTGSISIIAGCSSSIEPLFAIAFIRRVLGGKTLLEINPLFEKIAKERKFYSGELLQKIARTGSIQNLREIPADVREIFKTALDISPEWHIRMQAAFQKHTDNAVSKTVNLPADATEKDVEKCFMLAWKLKCKGITVYRYGSKPQQVLYFAEDLRYLTADSEYAGGCITGTCPFPG
- a CDS encoding 50S ribosomal protein L37e → MVKGTPSMGKRHKVTHLRCRRCGRRAYHAQKKVCAACGFGRSRRILSYNWKNKKVMGKRERLR